ACTCTAGAGACGCGCTGCCTCAACTGTACTTCCGATTGCATGGTACCACACGTCTAGGGGTAACGATCCATGATCCATCTCTATTAGCATGTTTCTGGATGTTCTGCTGGTAGGAAAATTTTAATATGCAGTCGAAGCACCCTATTATAGAACCCAACAGTCGAATAGGATATCATTGCATGTATGATACGCCTCTTATTTTCTTGTATAGTTGATGAGGACGTGAGCTACCCCTCTTTACACACATATGTGCACCCGACCAATTATCGTGAGTTGCATGCCAAACTACGTGGTATTAGTTAGGTCCTTCGATCCAAAAACCTAGCTTCCACTccgtgccgccgccgcagctccaaCAACCAGTATGGTGGCAAAAAAATCCTATACGACCGGGTCGTATGTTTCAGTGGGGAGACCCACTCAATTGAGCGCCATGTGGCTGTGTGAATCTTGACGCAATAAGGTAACTTCCTTCCCGGATTCCCTTTGCCAAATCTCGATTCTCACCTTGTACGCTCGTTTCCGACGACAAAGTCATCCCGGCAAGACGGTGATGACATGTCAGACGGCGGCAGCCAACCAGTAAACTCCATTGGCGTACATCTTGCCTGACTAGATTGCTTTTTTTAGACTGCACCGGTGCTGAGAGCCCAAGACAAGTGAGAGGGCTCATGCCTGTGGCGAGCAATGGAGTTATGCCGGCCGCGAGCAGCGGACTTGCCCGGTGTCAGGAGCCTGCCCTCGGCCGATGGGGCCAAGCTGTGTGATTGAGCCGGCATCGAAGAGTTTGGCCGTGACCGATGGGGCAAGCAGCCTGGACGCACCATGTAAGCAGAGGAAAACCACGCCGGCGGCAAGAAGTTTGGCTCCGTTGGCTGTGGCGGAGCTAGCAACAGCGGCAGGTTTGGGATGGTCTGGGAGCGGTGGCGGAGCTAGGAAGGCATTAGGGAAGAAGATAGCCCGTTGCTTTGAGATTCACATTGCCAGATGGCGTTCAAGTGAGTGGGTCTCCCGATTGGATTGGAACGATACGGCCCGGTtgtataggattttttttccgGTATGGTGCAGCCTCCGTGAGCTGCAGTCCGGGTCAGACTAGACGCGTACGTGACGCTGCACCCAGGGGTTGGATCTTTATCTATCTAGAGACACAAAAGAGATACTGCAACTTTGAATCTTTTCCTTACTAAGCTACTAGAACGCACCCTGCCTGACCACCTCGGGTTTCCTTGGGCGCCACGGCACAGGACGACGACGGACCGCCAATAAGAGCTCCGCCGCTCGCTAGGACAGCTACCGGTGGTGTTGTGTTGTTCGCGCAGCAGAATCGCCGCCGCCTGATACGATCACACTACCCCCTCCCTGGTAAGCAGGTCAGCAGCTAGAGATTACTCGTGGGGAATCGATCTCGCTAGCTACCTGGTAGATACTCCCTCGACCAGAAAAGAAAAATATTTTAAGGCAGAGGGAGTCGTAGGATCTGATTGATGATGATTTGGTCGCTCATAGCTTGATTGATTGATTTTTTTTTTTTATTAATCTGCCGTAGTACGTCCATAGCTAGCCACGCATGATGTGTTTGTTTGTGTGTTTGTTGCAGACGGGCTAGGCAGGCATGATGGGGGGCAAAAATAAACGCAGAGGGAAGGTGGCTCCTCCTCGTACCAATAATGCTACATGTAGCATTACTCCTCCTCGCATTCCTCCAAGTCTTCCGGAGGTATGTACCTTCTCTTCTCaagtgcgtgcgtgcatgcatgcccATGAGCTATAAATAAACATATACTGTTTGCGGCACATTACATACCTCTTCCATCCCAAATCTAGATATattcatatctagacaaatctaaaatAAGTACTTTCTATATaaataatataaaaacgtttagatcgctcttatattagtttgcgGAGGAAGTATATTATTGGAACGGAGGCAGTACCTTCTATGCATCTTGCCGTCTTATTGGTTAATCAGATACATCTCATACATGTATATTTGTTGGCCGCTCCATGCCTAGATGAAGTTGGAACAGATTTAGACGcttctaaggccttgtacaatgcaaggtgcttaagaGAGGTGTTTGGAGAAATAAACAGGGCTTTTCTTAAGCactggtgcttatttgtacagggcaGACATTTAATTAGGCGTCTCTCATGtagaaataagcaccggtgcttcagaaaaatccgGTTTGTTGTTCTAAGTACAAGGCCTTACGAGATACCAACGCTTGGAAAAAATGCTCAACATATATCATATCTATTGTCACATTTTTTTATATCTTACCTTCTGCTAATCATAGCCATGGTTCCCTTTTTGCGGGAGAATAATAGCCATGGTTACATTACAATGCAATCAATATAGTGCAATCATGCGCACAGACCTACTACTTGCTATTCTTTCTTTAATTCAAGTAATCATCTCGGCGATGCTGCAGAGTCCGCATCTGAGTATGCTGAGATTTTCGGCTGTCAGCTCGGCCAGTTCCCGATCAGGTATCTAGGTATTCCTATTCACTATCGGCGTTTAACTATCGCTGAGTGGAAGCAAGTGGAAGAAAGACTTGAGAAACGCCTAGCCAGCTGGAAGGCCAAACTCTTGTCCTATGGGGGACGGTTGATTCTGATTAATTCCGTCCTCAACAACATGGTTCTATACATGTTGTCATTCTTCCACTTACCTAAAGGGGTTCTACAATGTCTCGATTATTTTAGATCTAGATGTTTTTGGCAGTGTGATAATAAATCCAAGAAATATCGGCTGGCTAGGTGGAGTATATTGTGCCGACCTAAAAGTCAAGGGGGCCTTGGAATTCAGGATCTTGAGATTAAAAACATTGCTCTCTTGAGTAAATGGGTATACAAACTACTCACTGAGAATGGAGTATGGCAGGAAATCATTCGTAACAAGTACGTGGGTCTAAAGCCATTTCTCAAGTTCATTGGAAACCCGGTGACTCACATTTTTGGAGTGGCGTGatgaaggccaaggaattcttTTTTCAATTTGGTACTTTCTCGGTTAGGGATGGTTCTCAGGTTTGATTCTGGGAAGACACCTGGCGGGGGGCCACTCCACTTATGGTGCAATACCATAGCTTGTATAGGATCGTCAGGCATAAATTAGTCACGATCAAACAAGTATTGGGACAAAAAAACCTGATATTTCTTTCCGTAGGGACCTAATTGGGCCTCGTCTGGTAGCATGGAATGAATTACTCAATGCGAACCGGACAAGTTCCGATGGAATTTGCATCAGAATGGTACCTTTTCAGTCAAATCCTTGTATGATGCAATGACCCACACCGATGTACCGGTTGATAACAAGAAATTGTGGAAGCTCAAAATTCCCCTAAGAGTGAAGATATTCCTCTGGTTTCTAAACAGAGGGGTCATCTTAACTAGAGATAACTTGGCACGACGCAACTGGCAAGGTAGCAAGAtatgtgtcttttgccaacatgacgagtcCATCAAACACTTATTTTTTGAGTGTTATCCATGCGTGTACGCGATGGCTCCGTACgtggtctatcctgcagaggccggaggacagagacctttttatgatggcgtctacacggCTAGAGCATACAACCAGGGAGGTTTTCTTCCAACATGGATGGCGGTGTAATCTCCGGATAGGCGTTGCCCCACCCTAGGCTGGACTGATTTACTTTTGCTGTAAAACGGTATTTATTTTTAGGCTTGTTGGacatgttggctgtgtgcatcgtgctatgcagaggccgggcatTCTTCAATGCGgttgtatcacctcgatatatcaaTTGAATGAAATGTTCTTTATCGAAAAAAATCTCTATAACGGTACGTGTTGATGTTGAGCTTATCTCTCATGTTTGCCCATGTAGGATATCTGGTGCCATATACATTCTCTAATTCCACTGAGGTCTGCTGCCCGAGTAGCATGTGTGTCTCGTTTATTTCGGGATTCCTGGAGTAGCTATCCCAACCTCACTTTCAGTAGTGAGGCATTGGGCTTGGATAAAAAATCATATAGAACGAAAATATCTGGGGAGTTTACACGAGAGTTTACACGCAAAATTGACCACATTATGAGAAACCACTCGGGCACAGGCATGAGAACTCTCAAGCTTTTGTTTGTTCCAACTTCCAATGTGAATGAATATATGTATGTGGACAGATGGCTTCGGATGGCTGTTACACGAGGGATTCAAGAACTCGCCCTTGTTCCGCGTCCAGGAGATGACGAATACGAGTTCTCGTTGTCTCTAGGGGAAGGGAGACTCGATCCGGCATCTTCACCTTGAGGATTGTTTCATTTGTCCAACAGTTGAGCCTTGTTGCTTGAGAAGCCTGACCATATTGGATCTGACTTCTGTGCATGTCACGGGGGATGAGTTATGGTGCCTTCTTTCCGGCTCTTCAGCTTTAGAGCGTTTTGAACTGAAGTATTGCGACAACACAGTCTGCTTGAAAATACCTCGTCATCTTCAGCGGCTAAGCTACGTGAAGGTGCAAGGTTGTAGCGAGCTACAAGTGATAGAGAGCAAAGCTCCAAAGCTCTCCAGATTTGAGTTTGTAGGCGAGCTCCTCCAGGTACAAATCTCACTTGGAGAAGCATTGCAAATGAGGAACTTACGCATAACATGTGACGACATTCATTGTTCCACTCAGGCGGAGCTGGCATCCAGCATGCCAAGCAGAGAGGTACGCTCTACTAAATATATCGGTTTGTGTGTTTAATGAGATTACAGAAGTGGTCAACTTCGAATACAATTAGTCTAACATCCTTATGCAGATGATCAACTCACCAATGGAATCTAGCAAACTTGTCAACCTGAAGTCTGTGGGTTTTGTTCTTGGAGAAGTGCCCTTTGGTCGGAGCTTTGATTGTTCTTCTCTGTTTCCTCTCTTTGGTGCTTCTCTTACCTTGGAGACTTTCATCTCGCATGTAAGTTGCTTACTGTCCTGCAGCTATGTGATGAGTTAGTCATGGAATTTCACTAAACATTGTGTTTTTATATCCAGGTATTCAACGAACTCATGCATCATGCTTTAGTTTTCGGAGATCCTACAAGGTTGTCGAGGTTCAACACGACCGGTGTTGTATCCCCCGAGAAGAAGTCACGGGTCGAGGAAGCATGTCATATGCTCAGGGCCtggttgagctaaacaattttgaagTTTTGCACAGTCGATCATGGAGCTAAACATTAGATATCTTAAGTTGTATGGTTTTCTGATTATGAAGTTTCTCCAAGCAAAAGATAATATTGACAACCCGCATTTTTCTAAGATGGTCCCTCATGTGAGAAAGGTGTACATCGAAGAAAATTAATAGGGCCAAGTGGGCATGTTGTGCATATCAGTTTGTCAGTCTGGGTGACATTGCAAGATGTAGCTGACACCACTCTGCAGGCTATTACATCTATTCGTCAGGAATAACATTTCAATTGTTCGTGCAGAAAATAAATGAGTACATCCTTGGACGAAAAATTAAGTAATTCGTTATAAAACAAGCTAAAGAGTGATTAACGTGGAACAGAGCTCCGTCGATCTGCCACGAGTACTATGTCGTCCATTGTCAAAGAGTAAACATGCAACATCATCGGTGACGGCGCCCAGCGGTTAGGTCCACACGGGACCACAAGGTCAACTCTGTTTGGTTGATAGTTGAATTGGTCACAGGCCCACATGTTATCATCAACACTACTCTCTCTAAGAACGTTTTTGGTTGCCTGCATAAGACCCAAACAGGCCCGTGCGGGATGAAAACTGATTGTTTGGTTGCCTGGGCTGCATCTACATCTTGGATCGCACGAAACTTAAAGCAGTCCCGGGCCAGGCTGCGAGCTACTGCCGAATCGGTAGTTTCTCGGCAGCGAGGCTCGCTGCTGCCACGCGTGGCTCTTGGTTGCACACCTAAGGGAACACGTGAGACGGATGGGACGTCTCAAtaactcccctctctctcgtgtCACCGCCCACtctccatcccccccccccccactctcctCACCAGCCCGTTGCTCTCCTCTTCTCCGATGGCTCGCTTGCCGCCGTGCCGTCCCCTCACCCCCATCGAGGCCAGCGGCAACCGCTCTCCTCTCATCGTTGCTTTCTACGAACAACAAACGGAGACTATCTACTTCAAACGAATAACAAACTGAACAAACCATATATAGCACCAACACCAATGCACATAATATTTTTGTAGCAAATCATGAGCGGGGAAATTAGATTATCATCAGAACCATGAAAAGACGTGTTCCATCCAAATCAAAGAATGTACAACAAATCTTTTCATTGAATAAATAACTTTACAGTTTGGGTATAATAGCTAGCTTATCTTTTAGTTTTGTTAATTTTGGATTTGCAAAATATATGAATGAATGGAGGGGGAATTAAAGAAAAGTGCTCCTGTCGAGATCCGCCTTTCAAAATGAAACAAATAATCAAAATGTATGAACAAACAATCAAATTACTAAACCGTCAATGCTCCCCAATGGGGCGTTGAAGCCGTCTTTGTCAGCAAATTGTCGTCCGCTAAGGGCTTTTCCCACCACCTGGCATGGTCTTGCTCTTCTCGATCCATGCGCACAACACCGCTCGGCCATGATCGCCAATGTGCATGCCTCGGTCATTAATCCCCTCCTCTGCacccatagtgggtagtaacatagagtagtaacatgcatatgttattagtctatgttactacctctatagtgggtagTAATATAGAGGTAGTAACTTGAAATTTTCATTTATTGTTTTGTGGGATCTATACTAGTACTTTAACTTTGTGATCTATATGTGGCATGTATCAATATGAAATTTGTTTGCCAGTACCCATATATAAATACAAGAACACAAATTCGAACGGACCCATAATAAATAATAAGTGCCAATATAATATAATTAAAATATATAAAACATGTTTAGAGCCTTATGCTCTATGTTACTCAATAATAAGTGCCAACATGGATCAAGTCTCGAATATAATCTATCGTCGCCCAAACTTTCTCCATATATGCTCAATCAAATCATTTTTTAGAGCCTTATGCATCGGACGATTACGAATTCTAGCATCTCTTTGAAGTACCTCGGCAAATATTGGCATGTCACCATGAGTAAATACTGATGGGAAAACAATTGATGAGCCTGCTTCCTCATTCAAATCAAGCATATTCCCCGCCTCTTCTTTTTCATCCTCAACTATCATGTTGTGTAGAATGATGCAGGCTAACATAATATGATGGAGATCGCCCCGGTCATATAAACGTGCCGGGCGCCGTAAAATAGACCATCGCGCCtggagcacaccaaatgcacgTTCCACATCCTTCCTTGCACCTTCTTGATGTTTAGCAAACAACCTCTGTTTTTCTGTTTGAGCCATCGGTATCGACTTCACGAATGCTGCCCACTCTGGGTATATTCCATCTACAAGGTAATAACCAAGTTGATATTCCTTCTCGTTGACATTATAGTTCACTCGAGGAGCTTGCCCTTTCAGTTGCTCAAGGAACAACGTCGACTGAttaagcacgttgatgtcattgttgGATCCAGCAACACCAAAAAATgcatgccatatccaaagatcctgaGAAGCAACCGCCTCTAGAATAAGAGTAGGGACGCCTTTATACCCACTGGTGAATTGTCCCTTCCACTCCATGGGACATTTGTCCCAACGCCAGTGCATACAGTCGAGGCTTCCTAACATGCCAGGAAACCCACGACTCTCTCCAATATCAAGTAAGCGCTGCACATCGTTGACATTGGGTTTTCGCATATACTCATCACCAAATATATGAATCACGCCTTTGACGAACAGCTTTAAGCACTTAATTGATGTGCACTCGGCAATCTTCAGGTACTCATCGAGAGCGTCAGCGGGAGTACCATATGCCAATTGGCGAATAGCTGATGTGCATTTCTGCAATGGAGATAGTCCATCACGGTCAAGAGCATCTTTCCTTTGCGTGAACTCTGGAGACCACTCTCCTAGTGCATGTACGATACGCTCGAAAAGGGGCCTTCTCATCCGAAATCTTCTACGAAATACCTTCTTCTTGTAGGTAGGATCATCACAGAAATAGTCGCGTACCAATTGCTCAGCAGCTTCTTCACGTGGCCTGTTCACGTAAATCCTCGGACCACTTCTGCTTGATCTTCCTTGAGCGTCAAGGCTTTCCTTCACTTCTATTGCGATCTCCTTGGCGAATGAGTCTAACATGTCCATCTGGACAAGGTAGTGATCTAGTGTGTAGAGGGAGGAAGGATCAATGATACTTGCTTCAGCTTCATCATCGGAACCATCAGCCGGTTGATTGGTATCCATATTTTGGTGCCCTTGTACAGGATGCTGCACTTGCGGAGGTTGAAAATTATAATTATGCATTGGAGGAATTGTCCAAAACTTAGCAAGTCTTCAGGTGCAGGGGTGTACATTGGCCTCCTGTTACAAATATCAGAAGTCATGAGCATAGTACAGTAGCAATGAAATTTTGTACAACACCTCATCTCTCTAACAGAAGTATTGTAAATATTAAATTATCAAGCGCACTAAACAAATTCATGAGGTATGCAATTGGATTTGGTCAGAAACAGACTTAAACAAGATATTTTTTAGGCTACTGTAAGAGATAGACTTAACACAGAACACATCTATTTTGGTGACCTGGAGTATTTGGACTGTTCGAAATGATTGTATTTGGTCAGGTACATAACTTATTCCTCTTTGTATCAAAGTCTAACTTGTAAATACTTATCTTAATAAAACTGCAGTAGGATAATCCTACTGTTTCTGCTATATATGAAGCATAATCAATCCTTTGTTCAAAAAGCATGTCCTAACTAGTGTCTCGATGTGATATCACTTGTTCaatgaagaaagcaaaagcaaaaggATGTCAACTGAAGCTCACGGTTTTGGTAATTCAGGCCACACCTACACACGCTAAATCAGACTTAGAAATTCAGACTTAGATGTGAGTAAAGACTTGGCAGTACAGAAATTCCCTGAAGATCTACACACGCTGAATCAGGTATTCGAGCTAAAGGAATTGCAATTGGCGAAGATTGAATTAAAAGCAGAAATTTATACCATGTAGGGTTTGCAGTAGAGGATTCCATGAGAGGGACGTACATGTACGGTGGTGTGGAGGGGCTGGCGGACGAGCTCGTCGGAGCGCCGGGGTAGAAGAGTTGCTGTGGCCAGCGGTTGGCGCACGAGCTTGCCGGGGCGCCGGGGATGTGCTGCTGCGGCGGAGAGGTCGCCGATGACCGGACTGGTGCCGCCTCATTACGGGCACCAGACTTGGCCATGATTCAGGTGGACTCGCGTCGCCGGCCAGTGCTGCCGCCGGGCGGCAAGACGGAGAGCGGGGCGAGGG
The window above is part of the Triticum aestivum cultivar Chinese Spring chromosome 2A, IWGSC CS RefSeq v2.1, whole genome shotgun sequence genome. Proteins encoded here:
- the LOC123186659 gene encoding uncharacterized protein; protein product: MRNLRITCDDIHCSTQAELASSMPSREMINSPMESSKLVNLKSVGFVLGEVPFGRSFDCSSLFPLFGASLTLETFISHVFNELMHHALVFGDPTRLSRFNTTGVVSPEKKSRVEEACHMLRAWLS